GGCATTGTATGATTGTTACCATCAAGAAATTTTTTATCCATCATCTTCGATGGAGAAAAAATATACCATTTCATTGGATTGGGCTATGTAACGTAATTAATAATGAGACAAGTATTTAATACAACTTAAgttttgtttcaattttttttaaccaAAATATCTTTTCCCTCTATTTTGCTCAATTTTGTCAGAATATCATAGATAATAACATGACATCATAACAATCAATaagatattatagaaaataacagaatgtcataataatgTTAGAGAAAataatagaatgtcataataatgATATGACATTTTTTTACATCCTATGAACaattattgaaaaataatattatggatataaaatattataccAAGCAATAGGATGTTATAGCATTATCCGAGATGTCATAGGATTCACAAAAAATCTTATAAAGCATAAGGAAATAATAATAATCCTCATTTTTTCATTctatgacatcctaaataatatatataactttctgtatttttatatgatattttatcgGTTTATTATGACTTCCTATGTCTTGGAgaaaaaggatatttttgtcagaaaaaaatttaaaaaaatattgagctATATTAAATACCTATATGTTGTTAACTATACTATGTGGTCCAATTTGATGAAGTGGTGTAGTTTTTTTCTATTGAAAATGGTGGACCAAGAATTTCTCATTATCTTTTGTTATGGAAAATATGCTTCCATGAGTCAGGCATCAATCCTATTCTAAACTCCTAGATTGTGCTCGTTATTGACTTACTGCTTTCTTTGCTTCTTTGTTGAATAATGAAATCAATGGTCTCGATCCGACTAGCACTTCATATCTTTTGCAGCCTAGTTGAGATAAATGAGCTTTATGCAGttgcataaataattaatttttttgatttcgagTCTTTTGAACATCGAGAAATGCATTAAAATTCTCCTATCCTTCGGTCTGTTCTACAATTCTAGTGATGGCAATTTTGTTGAATCCGATAGGTATCTGACTCAATCCAATCCAAACGGAGCAAATTTTATCCGATTCAATTAAAATTTGGGATGAatatagattttgaaaaaaaaaattgaaatgaatTTAGATCGGATACGAATGATAATATACCCTATCGTAAACCTGACCTactatatataaatatcatttaaaCTCTAGTATATAAATAATGAACACAAAAATCCTTACCTTTAAActcttaaatataaaaatctaacACAAAATCATAGCCAATATCTAAGCTTCCCTAGTTGGCcgctcctctccaaacttctcacCAGATTGAGGCTTCTAtggcccccaaaaaaaaaaaaaccaaaaaagtTTCACACCTCTTCTTGATTGAGACtcctataaaaaaaatagagaaaaaattatgataaatcatagaaaaaatcaaCGAAAGCAAAAGACAGACTGAACAAAATTAGAAGATAAGATCTTTTCTCATATAAATTTTGAAGATATGTGAGGAAAATGAGAATGGAGATTGaagggtttttattttttatttttttttgcatttcattctctttttgggAGTTCCGTGAGGAAAGAGAGCATCCGAAAGAGAGATCCGTGGAGAAGTAGAGATGTGTGGGGAAGGATTTTGAGAGCATAATCTTGAAAGAagaatgattttatttttttaagggtTCGAGGATTTTGATGATGTCTGACTCAGTTCATTTCGATTCGATCCAATtcgaaataaaataaataaatttcatccGATCCAatcggatatggatataaattttttataacgaGACGGGTATAGATATCGATTGTTTCCATCCGAATCCGACCCGTTGCCACCCCTGACAAGTGACAATTCGCCCCTATCGACGCTTTCCTCTCGCCCCAGGGCTCTGGAACAAGGGGCTCCCGAGGAAGTGGCTGATGGGCTTCTCCCAATTTGGGGTTCCCACCGTTTCCTCTTCCGCAGCCCAAAAGGTTCCCGCTAGACTCGCTTTTCGGGTGCTCTAGGTTTCGAAGAGAGTCGGAGGACGGACATGGCCTCCGGCACGGCCACTGCTCCGGGCTCCAGCCGGCAGTTCAACCTGGCGAAGGAGAGTGAGCTTAGAGTGGAGGTCGGCTCCGATACTCCGCTCCGCGTCCGCCTCCTCTCCGGCACCGCCGAGATCTTCGGCACCGAGCTTCCTCCGGAGAATTGGCTCTCCATCCCCCCTCGCCAAAAGCTCGCCGTGAGTTCCTTCCGTTTCCCTTCCCTTCCCCTCTTCCCTATTTTCTTGTACCTCTCTCGTTAATCTACTGTTGACTGCAACAAATCGCTTCAGATTTTCGCATGGAACGGTGCGACCGTCGAACTGGATGGAGTTAGCGAAGTTGAGTACGTTGCAGATGAGGTACACTAACTCATGGCATTTGGATGGGTTTGAAGAGATTTCTGTTTTCTTGGATGTCTGGTTATTTATTCGTCAAAATTTTACGTTATGATGTATTTTTAGACGCCTATGGTGAGTTATGTGAATGTCCATGCTATTCTTGATGGACGAAGGATTCGTGCTAAAACATCCCAAGGCAGCGACAAAGATTCTTCCCAGGTATTAAGCTATTTATGTACTTCTAACCCTCAATGGTTACTCAATTTTTTCAGTTTTGCAACTGATGGTGTTGGCTGTGAGTTAAGCAATGACCACATTCGCAGTTGTGGTTGTTTGCGGGGAAGGCTGCTTCTGGAAAAATACACCTTTGAACGATACAGAATATTTATGTAGAATGATGAACATATAGACTGTAGACTATGGGGTTCGATTGTTGTCATAACAAGTTCACAGATATGGGATTTAACATTAGTTTAGCAGGTTAAGAAATGTTGACAACTTGTAAGAGATTTTGGCAAAGAGTGGATATTGCAGTGAAGAGTAAAGAAATATAACAGAGTAATGAGCAGGAAAGAATATAAAGACTGTGTACAAGGAAAGAGAAATGTTCATTTAATTATTAGGTATATGGAAAAAGATGTATACTATCTCTTGTTAAAAGATATGTGGAAAATGAAGAAGTAAGCTTGTCAATTTTTCATCAATTTGAATGGTTCATACTAGTGACATATATCATTAGGATGTCAAGTTAGGGGCAGTATATAGGATGTAATAGCTTGTTTCAGATGCTTATCATAGTTGGAGTCCTTGATTGAGATGGGCTACCTTATCTAGATGTTACTGAAACATGTTAAAAGATTATATTTGTTTGTGCATAATAATTACTTTAGTGCTACTTGTTGAGTGAGAGGTAGCATAAGGTATCTTGCCATTCAAAACTTTGTAGGAGTTGAAAGCATTCTTTGTGGAGTTTGTAGTCGTTAATCATTTTTCTTTCTTACTGCTGTTCTCTGATGAACTTTACATTTGAAGTTCAAGCATTTACTTTCTCATTATTTCAGGGTCCTCGAGTGATTGTTGTTGGACCTATGGATTCTGGAAAGAGTAGCTTGTGCAGGATGCTTCTAAGCTGGGGTTGTAAACAGGGTTGGAAACCTACATTTGTGGATTTGGATATTGGTCAAGGGTCTATAACAATTCCTGGATGTATCGCTGCTACGCCCATTGAGATGCCTATAGATGCAGTGGAAGGAATTCCTCTGGAAATGCCTATTGTGTATTTTTATGGGCACACCACTCCAAAGTAGGTTCTCTTGCCTTATTACCAGCTTATTAATCAATATTTTATGATACATAGGTCTTTTAGATTGATGCCACTTTGTGTCCTAATACTAGCCTATTTGCCTGCACTTCTATAATTATAGCATTTGTGAATATGTTGCTCAACAGTGTGAATGCCGAGTTGTACAAAGTGCTTGTGAAGGAGCTAGCACGAACTCTGGAAAGACAGTTTTCTGGAAATGCTGAATCTAGAGCTGCAGGCATGGTGATTAACACCATGGGATGGGTAGAAGGTCTTGGATATGAGGTATTCTTTTGTTAGTTCGTATCATGATTTCTCTCACTGGTATGATAATATTTTCCTATACATTAAGCTGCAACATATTCATTCATCTGTTTAGTTTTGATCTGCAGTTGCTTCTACATGCAATTGAAACCTTCAATGCTAATGTGGTTCTGGTCTTGGGACAGGTAATTTTCTTTGTATGAAAATAAACTTGACATTGTAGTAGAGAAGCTTTTGTATGCATGAATAACTTCTGATTTAAAGGGCATGGTTCCCTCTGCCACTTTTGGTTTTGAGTAAGCTTTTTGATTCATCAATGTGTTCTGATTCTGACTTTTGCTTAATGGTTGAGCTAAATAACAGAACTATATGATATATGCGCACAAGAATTCCATCTTCTGATTACAGTGTTTGTGATTTATTAAATCTTTATCTTAATATAACCTATTTGTTTGTTTGTCTGTTAAACTTGTCTCTGTTCTAGTAAGAGTTCAGGTTGGAGCATAAAACTAACTAAAAGTATTTCTGGCAGACATCATGTGAATGCGTGAAATGCACCAGCTACAGATGTGCACATGCTGGCCTAGGAAACTCCCGCATTCTGAATTATTTAGAAAATTTACACATGCATTAGTTGCACTCTTTAGGCTGTGTTTGGTTGTGGGATAGAAAACCTGAAAACCCCAGGATAGATATGCTCAACCCTCAGCAAATCTCAAGATTTTCATATCCCTGGGTTAAGAAAAAGTTGCTGTCTGGTTGAGAAATGGTGAGGTTAACTGAAAAAGTGGgaaatgagaagagagagaagaaattagCCAGGAAtcgagggttaaaaatggtgtCAACCAGGCTGTCTTTACTCCCCCAAAAGTAGCACTGTTTGGTAGAGTAGTAGGGTAACCTACCCGTATCCCAGCATTTGAAATGCTTTAATATTTTGAATTTCAGAAAATTTTGGCTGACTGATTTAGAGTGCATTATCCACTAAGGACCTTCTTCAGATTCCTTTTGTTCATTTTCTTGGTGCATCTTGTCCAGGAGAAACTTTGCAGCATGCTGAAAGAGGTACTAAAGAGCAAGCCTAATGTTGATGTTGTGAAACTACATAAGTCAGGTGGTGTTGTCCTGAGGAATACTAAGGTCCGCCAGAAGGCAAGAAGCTTTAGAATCAGGGTAAGTTGAGAGACATCACCTTTGTAATAATTTACCTTGGTATTTCTTTATATTCTTTTTTATGTACTCTGAAAACTATATGAAATATATGCTTGTTTGCCTCTCCTGCATGTTATCTACATCAGTATGCTTGGCTAACATGATAGATGGGTTGATATGCTTGTATTCATGGAAATAGAACCAATCACACCTTACATTTTTTATAAGCAGGCTGGCTTTTACATATTAAGATATATTGTATTCTTGACACGTTTTGGCAGGTAAGGGAAACAAGGTATGCATTTAGATTTTCTTACATCGTAAGCTAGGTAGTTGTTTACATGCTATCAGGGTTCCTTTTCTTGGTGAGAAAAACATAGGGTTCAAGTATCAAAATTCTTGTTGTAATGGTGCACTATCTTTGAAAAATAAGATTATGATTTAACTTGTTTATGAATTATTACCTTAGTGAATGCTGTTGGATTCttcaactatttttttaaaaaaaaatgaattactaatcataatatgttattttatcaACCTTTTCAGACGATTCCTACCCTGCTCATGTTATTCCTGATTTCTTTTGTAAATCTGGttttcttttaatttatttttaaattgtgATGTGAGATAAACTAAGATGTCTTTTGCCTAACACATCTATGTCATGCTGTAATGATGGCTTGTCAACGCACTGGATTTTGGCTAATCTTAATTTTTGGTTTATTTCCCAGTCCACTTGGTTTCTTTAACAATTtctttttgatatgtttcttaaaGATAGATAAACTCCCTACATTAGACGTTGTCTTTATCCCTTTTTTGTCCATATTATCCAAGTATGGAGGAACCTTGGAAGGTTCATCTCCATAAGAGTGAGTTAAACTGTATAATTATGGAAACAGGTCTGCTGACCTGCCTAACGGCGTTGCAGGTCTTTTTGTTGTGCCCCTACCTTGCCAGGTGTTGCCTCGACAAAGAGTCTGGTACCCATTCATTAATTATTAATTGTCGGGAGCCAAACAAAAAATGATCTGAACTTGGTACCTTAATTCAAAAAGTTGACAAATGTTGATGACATAAATCTTATAAATAATGTTGTTTCATTCCATCTTGGAGTCATTACTTTATGTTGGTCCAGAAAGCTTGCATTGGAAGGAAAACAGGTTGTTCTTAGTTTTGATGCTAGTTTAGGTAGTTCAAGTTACACTTAATGTTTTGGAGGTGTCTATATTGTAACTGGGGTGATGAACTTTCTTTTTGTGTTGGTGATTAGTGAGGAACATTATAATGATCTCATCTTGTGTACTTATCAATTTTAGTTATTCCTGGAAGCTTTATAATGTTTCAGCACTCTAAATGGGTTTCTTTGCAGGAGTACTTTTACGGGCTTGCAAACGATTTGTCTCCACATTCAAATATTGTGAATTTCAGTGATATTTCTGTCTACCGTATTGGTGGTGGTCCACAGGCACCCCGATCAGCACT
Above is a genomic segment from Elaeis guineensis isolate ETL-2024a chromosome 1, EG11, whole genome shotgun sequence containing:
- the LOC105035271 gene encoding protein CLP1 homolog; the encoded protein is MASGTATAPGSSRQFNLAKESELRVEVGSDTPLRVRLLSGTAEIFGTELPPENWLSIPPRQKLAIFAWNGATVELDGVSEVEYVADETPMVSYVNVHAILDGRRIRAKTSQGSDKDSSQGPRVIVVGPMDSGKSSLCRMLLSWGCKQGWKPTFVDLDIGQGSITIPGCIAATPIEMPIDAVEGIPLEMPIVYFYGHTTPNVNAELYKVLVKELARTLERQFSGNAESRAAGMVINTMGWVEGLGYELLLHAIETFNANVVLVLGQEKLCSMLKEVLKSKPNVDVVKLHKSGGVVLRNTKVRQKARSFRIREYFYGLANDLSPHSNIVNFSDISVYRIGGGPQAPRSALPIGAEPVADPTRLVAVNISRDLLHLVLAVSYAKEPDQIISSNVAGFVYVTDIDIQRKKITYLAPCPGELPSKFLIVGTLTWLEG